The following proteins come from a genomic window of Miscanthus floridulus cultivar M001 chromosome 2, ASM1932011v1, whole genome shotgun sequence:
- the LOC136539176 gene encoding small heat shock protein, chloroplastic-like → MSTVTSCTLLSLGSAVRPAVYSSGRPAAVGVASLSSQRMPRPLSVSCATSQKGDHNPKTDLHPFNIPAFVLVHPVPPREERWQLQEDAEKVNLWFEVPGLSQYDLAVEIDEDVLVIKKKFHVVGGDMGQRSPGGGVTDYAPQQQTRRGATAAEASKEAAAQQGGEVIYARMLLPAGYSREGVEAELKSGVLRVTVAKIKERARRKIDVSIQVK, encoded by the exons ATGTCGACGGTCACTTCTTGCACCCTTCTGAGCCTCGGGTCCGCAGTGCGTCCGGCAGTCTATTCCTCCGGGAGACCAGCAGCGGTGGGGGTGGCTTCCCTTTCTTCCCAGAGGATGCCCCGGCCCCTTTCTGTGTCTTGTGCGACCAGCCAGAAAGGGGATCACAACCCAAAGACGGATTTGCATCCATTTAACATCCCTGCCTTCG TTCTGGTGCACCCGGTGCCACCACGTGAGGAACGGTGGCAGCTGCAGGAGGACGCCGAGAAGGTGAACCTGTGGTTCGAGGTGCCTGGGCTGTCCCAGTATGACCTCGCCGTGGAGATCGACGAGGACGTGCTCGTCATCAAGAAGAAATTCCATGTCGTTGGTGGGGACATGGGGCAGCGGAGCCCTGGCGGTGGTGTCACGGATTATGCTCCCCAGCAGCAGACCAGAAGGGGCGCCACGGCGGCAGAAGCTAGCAAGGAGGCGGCGGCACAGCAGGGCGGCGAGGTGATCTACGCCCGGATGCTCCTCCCGGCGGGGTACAGCAGGGAGGGCGTGGAGGCGGAGCTCAAGTCCGGCGTGCTCAGGGTCACTGTCGCCAAGATCAAGGAGCGGGCGCGCAGGAAGATCGACGTCAGCATTCAAGTCAAGTAG